From Mastacembelus armatus chromosome 13, fMasArm1.2, whole genome shotgun sequence, one genomic window encodes:
- the LOC113125218 gene encoding histone H4 transcription factor-like: protein MMTTKRLDKFEVACEWDSCSFRGHAMEELSDHMSLHLKDYLGDKDALEELDEYACLWNGCEFLSMGSPTELEVHAYFHNYHGKLKFVGSQLLKSRPDLPSCNQGLHSNNLVPEGSDGYVCQWEHCDSTFNNPEWFYRHVDNHVESAELQSLSQQQQALFCQWAGCDAFFKIRYRLREHMRSHTQERLVACPTCGSMFSSNTKLFDHLHRQAEPVESLVCEHCGKAFSSERLLRDHVRQHVNQVKCPFCDMTCTTLAALKIHIRFRHCDERPFPCDFCDKRFKNQRDLQKHTEVHNEGTVYHCTVEGCDYSCQTFQTMSHHFKRVHEVGGMSKYKCHICDKVFSWCYTLTLHLRKKHELKWPSGHSRFRYRKDVDGFLKVNMVRFETVEVTKEIMKNMAKKPPSVRKRPKSSNRNKRSAVTPESGRSSPTGSSSPSSSSSSSCSSEFSGGGDISSQPSPRGSDSPVYCVMSTIPHIEDEPGGLSQEDCDGSGTSGAVQALTEVARGLGMDVV, encoded by the exons ATGATGACTACCAAGAGGCTGGACAAGTTTGAGGTGGCGTGTGAGTGGGATTCATGCAGCTTCAGGGGCCACGCCATGGAGGAGCTGAGCGATCATATGTCCCTGCACTTAAAGGACTACCTGGGAGATAAAGATGCCCTGGAGGAGCTAG ATGAGTATGCTTGTCTCTGGAATGGATGTGAATTTCTGTCCATGGGTAGCCCTACAGAGCTCGAGGTCCATGCTTACTTCCACAACTACCACGGTAAGCTCAAGTTTGTTGGGTCACAGCTGCTCAAGTCCCGTCCTGACCTGCCCAGCTGCAACCAGGGCTTACACAGCAACAACCTGGTTCCTGAAGGATCAGACGGATATGTTTGCCAGTGGGAGCATTGCGAT AGTACATTTAACAATCCTGAGTGGTTCTACCGACATGTGGACAATCACGTTGAAAGTGCTGAACTACAGTCTCTCTCACAGCAACAGCAGGCTCTCTTCTGCCAGTGGGCAG GCTGCGATGCCTTCTTCAAAATCAGGTACCGTCTGAGAGAACACATGCGGAGCCACACTCAGGAGAGACTTGTAGCGTGTCCTACATGTGGCAGCATGTTCTCCAGCAACACAAAGCTGTTTGACCACCTGCACAGGCAGGCTGAGCCAGTGG AGTCACTGGTATGTGAACATTGTGGCAAAGCTTTTTCCAGTGAGAGGCTTTTGAGGGATCATGTTCGTCAGCATG TGAATCAGGTGAAGTGTCCCTTCTGTGACATGACCTGCACTACTTTGGCAGCTCTGAAGATCCATATCAGGTTCCGTCACTGTGATGAGCGGCCCTTCCCATGTGACTTTTGTGACAAAAG atttaagAACCAGCGAGATCtacaaaagcacacagaggTTCACAACGAGGGCACTGTGTATCACTGTACAGTGGAGGGTTGTGATTATTCTTGCCAGACCTTCCAAACCATGAGCCACCATTTCAAGAGAGTGCATGAG GTTGGGGGGATGTCCAAGTATAAATGCCATATTTGTGATAAGGTCTTCTCCTGGTGTTACACTCTCACACTTCACCTTCGCAAAAAACACGAGCTGAAATGGCCTTCTGGACATTCACGCTTTCG ATACCGAAAAGATGTCGATGGCTTCCTAAAAGTAAACATGGTGCGGTTTGAGACTGTGGAAGTGACCAAAGAAATCATGAAGAACATGGCAAAGAAGCCTCCGAGTGTTCGTAAACGTCCAAAAAGCAGCAACCGGAACAAGAGATCTGCAGTCACACCAGAGAGTGGCCGGAGCTCTCCCACAGGGTCCTCATCGCCCTCTTCCAGCTCGTCGTCCTCGTGCTCCTCAGAGTTCTCAGGAGGAGGGGACATTTCATCTCAGCCCAGCCCCAGAGGCAGTGACTCTCCTGTCTACTGTGTGATGAGCACCATCCCCCACATTGAGGACGAACCTGGGGGATTGTCTCAGGAGGACTGTGATGGTAGTGGGACATCTGGAGCTGTGCAGGCCCTGACAGAGGTTGCAAGGGGTCTTGGCATGGATGTGGTTTGA